Proteins encoded by one window of Lathyrus oleraceus cultivar Zhongwan6 chromosome 1, CAAS_Psat_ZW6_1.0, whole genome shotgun sequence:
- the LOC127108974 gene encoding uncharacterized protein LOC127108974 isoform X5, with product MDIEEDIRSLQLESADVAEDSNGVVSPDDGKTEVEESINTDQEVEESINAKEDSKPEVQAQTIKTEIKDKEVPPVQDEEDEDMAIKRHLNVVFIGHVDAGKSTTGGQILFLSGQVDERTIQKYEKEAKDKSRESWYMAYIMDTNEEERAKGKTVEVGRAHFETETSRFTILDAPGHKSYVPNMISGASQADIGVLVISARKGEFETGYEKGGQTREHVQLAKTLGVSKLLVVVNKMDDPTVNWSKERYDEIESKMIPFLKQSGYNVKKDVGFLPISGLIGANLKTRMGKSICPWWDGPCLFEALDAIEVPLRDPNGPFRMPILDKFKDMGTVVMGKVESGSVREGDSLLIMPNKDQVKVVAIYIDENRVKRAGPGENLRVRVSGVEEEDISSGFVLSSTANPIPAVTEFVAQLAILELLDNAIFTAGYKAILHVHSVVEECEVIELLHQIDPKTKKPMKKKVLFVKNGAGVVCRIQVSNSICIEKFSDFPQLGRFTLRTEGKTVAVGKVMGF from the exons ATGG ACATTGAGGAGGACATCCGATCCTTACAGCTCGAGTCAGCAG ACGTAGCAGAAGACAGCAATGGGGTTGTAAGTCCAGATGATGGAAAGACAGAAGTTGAGGAATCTATTAATACAGATCAAG AAGTTGAGGAATCTATTAATGCAAAAGAAG ATTCTAAGCCGGAGGTTCAAGCACAAACTATTAAGACTGAGATAAAAG ATAAAGAGGTTCCGCCAGTGCAAGATGAAGAGGACGAGGACATGGCTATCAAAAGACACTTAAATGTTGTTTTTATTGGTCACGTGG ATGCTGGTAAATCAACAACAGGAGGCCAGATACTTTTCCTCAGTGGTCAGGTCGATGAAAGAACTATCCAAAAATACGAGAAAGAAGCCAAGGACAAAAGTAGAGAAAGCTG GTATATGGCTTACATAATGGACACGAATGAGGAGGAGAGGGCCAAG GGAAAGACAGTTGAAGTTGGAAGAGCACACTTTGAGACAGAGACATCAAGGTTTACGATTTTGGACGCACCC GGTCATAAGAGTTATGTCCCTAACATGATCAGTGGTGCATCTCAAGCTGATATTGGAGTATTG GTAATCTCTGCTCGAAAGGGAGAATTTGAAACTGGATATGAAAAAGGCGGTCAAACCCGTGAACATGTTCAGCTTGCAAAAACACTGGGGGTGTCTAAGCTCCTTGTTGTTGTTAATAAAATGGATGATCCTACAGTGAATTGGTCAAAAGAAAG GTATGATGAAATTGAGTCGAAGATGATACCATTTCTTAAGCAATCGGGTTACAATGTGAAGAAAG ATGTCGGGTTTTTACCTATATCTGGGCTGATCGGTGCAAACCTAAAAACAAGAATGGGTAAAAGCATTTGTCCATGGTGGGATGGTCCTTGCCTATTTGAAGCTCTTGACGCCATTGAAGTTCCTCTACGAGATCCTAACGGTCCTTTTAG GATGCCTATACTCGACAAATTCAAAGACATGGGAACTGTTGTTATGGGCAAAGTGGAATCTGGTAGTGTCCGTGAGGGAGATTCCTTGTTGATTATGCCAAATAAG GATCAAGTGAAAGTTGTTGCTATATATATTGATGAGAACCGGGTTAAACGTGCTGGACCTGGTGAAAATTTACGGGTTAGAGTATCCGGTGTTGAAGAAGAGGACATATCATCTGGATTTGTCCTGTCTAGTACTG CAAATCCAATACCAGCTGTAACTGAGTTTGTTGCTCAGCTGGCAATCCTTGAATTGCTAGACAAT GCAATTTTTACTGCTGGGTACAAGGCTATCCTGCATGTCCACTCTGTAGTTGAAGAATGTGAGGTTATTGAGCTCTTGCATCAAATTGATCCAAAGACAAAGAAGCCTATGAAAAAGAAAGTCCTCTTTGTGAAGAATGGTGCAGGTGTTGTGTGTCGAATTCAG GTTAGTAACTCCATATGCATAGAGAAATTCTCTGACTTTCCACAACTTGGGAGATTCACTCTTCGCACTGAAG GAAAAACTGTTGCCGTGGGAAAAGTCATGGGTTTTTAG
- the LOC127108974 gene encoding uncharacterized protein LOC127108974 isoform X7: MDIEEDIRSLQLESAEDSNGVVSPDDGKTEVEESINTDQDSKPEVQAQTIKTEIKDKEVPPVQDEEDEDMAIKRHLNVVFIGHVDAGKSTTGGQILFLSGQVDERTIQKYEKEAKDKSRESWYMAYIMDTNEEERAKGKTVEVGRAHFETETSRFTILDAPGHKSYVPNMISGASQADIGVLVISARKGEFETGYEKGGQTREHVQLAKTLGVSKLLVVVNKMDDPTVNWSKERYDEIESKMIPFLKQSGYNVKKDVGFLPISGLIGANLKTRMGKSICPWWDGPCLFEALDAIEVPLRDPNGPFRMPILDKFKDMGTVVMGKVESGSVREGDSLLIMPNKDQVKVVAIYIDENRVKRAGPGENLRVRVSGVEEEDISSGFVLSSTANPIPAVTEFVAQLAILELLDNAIFTAGYKAILHVHSVVEECEVIELLHQIDPKTKKPMKKKVLFVKNGAGVVCRIQVSNSICIEKFSDFPQLGRFTLRTEGKTVAVGKVMGF, translated from the exons ATGG ACATTGAGGAGGACATCCGATCCTTACAGCTCGAGTCAGCAG AAGACAGCAATGGGGTTGTAAGTCCAGATGATGGAAAGACAGAAGTTGAGGAATCTATTAATACAGATCAAG ATTCTAAGCCGGAGGTTCAAGCACAAACTATTAAGACTGAGATAAAAG ATAAAGAGGTTCCGCCAGTGCAAGATGAAGAGGACGAGGACATGGCTATCAAAAGACACTTAAATGTTGTTTTTATTGGTCACGTGG ATGCTGGTAAATCAACAACAGGAGGCCAGATACTTTTCCTCAGTGGTCAGGTCGATGAAAGAACTATCCAAAAATACGAGAAAGAAGCCAAGGACAAAAGTAGAGAAAGCTG GTATATGGCTTACATAATGGACACGAATGAGGAGGAGAGGGCCAAG GGAAAGACAGTTGAAGTTGGAAGAGCACACTTTGAGACAGAGACATCAAGGTTTACGATTTTGGACGCACCC GGTCATAAGAGTTATGTCCCTAACATGATCAGTGGTGCATCTCAAGCTGATATTGGAGTATTG GTAATCTCTGCTCGAAAGGGAGAATTTGAAACTGGATATGAAAAAGGCGGTCAAACCCGTGAACATGTTCAGCTTGCAAAAACACTGGGGGTGTCTAAGCTCCTTGTTGTTGTTAATAAAATGGATGATCCTACAGTGAATTGGTCAAAAGAAAG GTATGATGAAATTGAGTCGAAGATGATACCATTTCTTAAGCAATCGGGTTACAATGTGAAGAAAG ATGTCGGGTTTTTACCTATATCTGGGCTGATCGGTGCAAACCTAAAAACAAGAATGGGTAAAAGCATTTGTCCATGGTGGGATGGTCCTTGCCTATTTGAAGCTCTTGACGCCATTGAAGTTCCTCTACGAGATCCTAACGGTCCTTTTAG GATGCCTATACTCGACAAATTCAAAGACATGGGAACTGTTGTTATGGGCAAAGTGGAATCTGGTAGTGTCCGTGAGGGAGATTCCTTGTTGATTATGCCAAATAAG GATCAAGTGAAAGTTGTTGCTATATATATTGATGAGAACCGGGTTAAACGTGCTGGACCTGGTGAAAATTTACGGGTTAGAGTATCCGGTGTTGAAGAAGAGGACATATCATCTGGATTTGTCCTGTCTAGTACTG CAAATCCAATACCAGCTGTAACTGAGTTTGTTGCTCAGCTGGCAATCCTTGAATTGCTAGACAAT GCAATTTTTACTGCTGGGTACAAGGCTATCCTGCATGTCCACTCTGTAGTTGAAGAATGTGAGGTTATTGAGCTCTTGCATCAAATTGATCCAAAGACAAAGAAGCCTATGAAAAAGAAAGTCCTCTTTGTGAAGAATGGTGCAGGTGTTGTGTGTCGAATTCAG GTTAGTAACTCCATATGCATAGAGAAATTCTCTGACTTTCCACAACTTGGGAGATTCACTCTTCGCACTGAAG GAAAAACTGTTGCCGTGGGAAAAGTCATGGGTTTTTAG
- the LOC127108974 gene encoding uncharacterized protein LOC127108974 isoform X3: protein MDIEEDIRSLQLESADVAEDSNGVVSPDDGKTEVEESINTDQDSKPEVQAQTIKTEIKDKEVPPVQDEEDEDMAIKRHLNVVFIGHVDAGKSTTGGQILFLSGQVDERTIQKYEKEAKDKSRESWYMAYIMDTNEEERAKGKTVEVGRAHFETETSRFTILDAPGHKSYVPNMISGASQADIGVLVISARKGEFETGYEKGGQTREHVQLAKTLGVSKLLVVVNKMDDPTVNWSKERSSHSHLASNCTSSLRVFVTIITDFLFLCPRYDEIESKMIPFLKQSGYNVKKDVGFLPISGLIGANLKTRMGKSICPWWDGPCLFEALDAIEVPLRDPNGPFRMPILDKFKDMGTVVMGKVESGSVREGDSLLIMPNKDQVKVVAIYIDENRVKRAGPGENLRVRVSGVEEEDISSGFVLSSTANPIPAVTEFVAQLAILELLDNAIFTAGYKAILHVHSVVEECEVIELLHQIDPKTKKPMKKKVLFVKNGAGVVCRIQVSNSICIEKFSDFPQLGRFTLRTEGKTVAVGKVMGF, encoded by the exons ATGG ACATTGAGGAGGACATCCGATCCTTACAGCTCGAGTCAGCAG ACGTAGCAGAAGACAGCAATGGGGTTGTAAGTCCAGATGATGGAAAGACAGAAGTTGAGGAATCTATTAATACAGATCAAG ATTCTAAGCCGGAGGTTCAAGCACAAACTATTAAGACTGAGATAAAAG ATAAAGAGGTTCCGCCAGTGCAAGATGAAGAGGACGAGGACATGGCTATCAAAAGACACTTAAATGTTGTTTTTATTGGTCACGTGG ATGCTGGTAAATCAACAACAGGAGGCCAGATACTTTTCCTCAGTGGTCAGGTCGATGAAAGAACTATCCAAAAATACGAGAAAGAAGCCAAGGACAAAAGTAGAGAAAGCTG GTATATGGCTTACATAATGGACACGAATGAGGAGGAGAGGGCCAAG GGAAAGACAGTTGAAGTTGGAAGAGCACACTTTGAGACAGAGACATCAAGGTTTACGATTTTGGACGCACCC GGTCATAAGAGTTATGTCCCTAACATGATCAGTGGTGCATCTCAAGCTGATATTGGAGTATTG GTAATCTCTGCTCGAAAGGGAGAATTTGAAACTGGATATGAAAAAGGCGGTCAAACCCGTGAACATGTTCAGCTTGCAAAAACACTGGGGGTGTCTAAGCTCCTTGTTGTTGTTAATAAAATGGATGATCCTACAGTGAATTGGTCAAAAGAAAGGTCCTCTCACTCTCATCTTGCCTCTAACTGCACCTCCTCGCTAAGGGTTTTTGTTACAATTATAACTGATTTTCTGTTTCTGTGCCCTAGGTATGATGAAATTGAGTCGAAGATGATACCATTTCTTAAGCAATCGGGTTACAATGTGAAGAAAG ATGTCGGGTTTTTACCTATATCTGGGCTGATCGGTGCAAACCTAAAAACAAGAATGGGTAAAAGCATTTGTCCATGGTGGGATGGTCCTTGCCTATTTGAAGCTCTTGACGCCATTGAAGTTCCTCTACGAGATCCTAACGGTCCTTTTAG GATGCCTATACTCGACAAATTCAAAGACATGGGAACTGTTGTTATGGGCAAAGTGGAATCTGGTAGTGTCCGTGAGGGAGATTCCTTGTTGATTATGCCAAATAAG GATCAAGTGAAAGTTGTTGCTATATATATTGATGAGAACCGGGTTAAACGTGCTGGACCTGGTGAAAATTTACGGGTTAGAGTATCCGGTGTTGAAGAAGAGGACATATCATCTGGATTTGTCCTGTCTAGTACTG CAAATCCAATACCAGCTGTAACTGAGTTTGTTGCTCAGCTGGCAATCCTTGAATTGCTAGACAAT GCAATTTTTACTGCTGGGTACAAGGCTATCCTGCATGTCCACTCTGTAGTTGAAGAATGTGAGGTTATTGAGCTCTTGCATCAAATTGATCCAAAGACAAAGAAGCCTATGAAAAAGAAAGTCCTCTTTGTGAAGAATGGTGCAGGTGTTGTGTGTCGAATTCAG GTTAGTAACTCCATATGCATAGAGAAATTCTCTGACTTTCCACAACTTGGGAGATTCACTCTTCGCACTGAAG GAAAAACTGTTGCCGTGGGAAAAGTCATGGGTTTTTAG
- the LOC127108974 gene encoding uncharacterized protein LOC127108974 isoform X6, whose amino-acid sequence MDIEEDIRSLQLESADVAEDSNGVVSPDDGKTEVEESINTDQDSKPEVQAQTIKTEIKDKEVPPVQDEEDEDMAIKRHLNVVFIGHVDAGKSTTGGQILFLSGQVDERTIQKYEKEAKDKSRESWYMAYIMDTNEEERAKGKTVEVGRAHFETETSRFTILDAPGHKSYVPNMISGASQADIGVLVISARKGEFETGYEKGGQTREHVQLAKTLGVSKLLVVVNKMDDPTVNWSKERYDEIESKMIPFLKQSGYNVKKDVGFLPISGLIGANLKTRMGKSICPWWDGPCLFEALDAIEVPLRDPNGPFRMPILDKFKDMGTVVMGKVESGSVREGDSLLIMPNKDQVKVVAIYIDENRVKRAGPGENLRVRVSGVEEEDISSGFVLSSTANPIPAVTEFVAQLAILELLDNAIFTAGYKAILHVHSVVEECEVIELLHQIDPKTKKPMKKKVLFVKNGAGVVCRIQVSNSICIEKFSDFPQLGRFTLRTEGKTVAVGKVMGF is encoded by the exons ATGG ACATTGAGGAGGACATCCGATCCTTACAGCTCGAGTCAGCAG ACGTAGCAGAAGACAGCAATGGGGTTGTAAGTCCAGATGATGGAAAGACAGAAGTTGAGGAATCTATTAATACAGATCAAG ATTCTAAGCCGGAGGTTCAAGCACAAACTATTAAGACTGAGATAAAAG ATAAAGAGGTTCCGCCAGTGCAAGATGAAGAGGACGAGGACATGGCTATCAAAAGACACTTAAATGTTGTTTTTATTGGTCACGTGG ATGCTGGTAAATCAACAACAGGAGGCCAGATACTTTTCCTCAGTGGTCAGGTCGATGAAAGAACTATCCAAAAATACGAGAAAGAAGCCAAGGACAAAAGTAGAGAAAGCTG GTATATGGCTTACATAATGGACACGAATGAGGAGGAGAGGGCCAAG GGAAAGACAGTTGAAGTTGGAAGAGCACACTTTGAGACAGAGACATCAAGGTTTACGATTTTGGACGCACCC GGTCATAAGAGTTATGTCCCTAACATGATCAGTGGTGCATCTCAAGCTGATATTGGAGTATTG GTAATCTCTGCTCGAAAGGGAGAATTTGAAACTGGATATGAAAAAGGCGGTCAAACCCGTGAACATGTTCAGCTTGCAAAAACACTGGGGGTGTCTAAGCTCCTTGTTGTTGTTAATAAAATGGATGATCCTACAGTGAATTGGTCAAAAGAAAG GTATGATGAAATTGAGTCGAAGATGATACCATTTCTTAAGCAATCGGGTTACAATGTGAAGAAAG ATGTCGGGTTTTTACCTATATCTGGGCTGATCGGTGCAAACCTAAAAACAAGAATGGGTAAAAGCATTTGTCCATGGTGGGATGGTCCTTGCCTATTTGAAGCTCTTGACGCCATTGAAGTTCCTCTACGAGATCCTAACGGTCCTTTTAG GATGCCTATACTCGACAAATTCAAAGACATGGGAACTGTTGTTATGGGCAAAGTGGAATCTGGTAGTGTCCGTGAGGGAGATTCCTTGTTGATTATGCCAAATAAG GATCAAGTGAAAGTTGTTGCTATATATATTGATGAGAACCGGGTTAAACGTGCTGGACCTGGTGAAAATTTACGGGTTAGAGTATCCGGTGTTGAAGAAGAGGACATATCATCTGGATTTGTCCTGTCTAGTACTG CAAATCCAATACCAGCTGTAACTGAGTTTGTTGCTCAGCTGGCAATCCTTGAATTGCTAGACAAT GCAATTTTTACTGCTGGGTACAAGGCTATCCTGCATGTCCACTCTGTAGTTGAAGAATGTGAGGTTATTGAGCTCTTGCATCAAATTGATCCAAAGACAAAGAAGCCTATGAAAAAGAAAGTCCTCTTTGTGAAGAATGGTGCAGGTGTTGTGTGTCGAATTCAG GTTAGTAACTCCATATGCATAGAGAAATTCTCTGACTTTCCACAACTTGGGAGATTCACTCTTCGCACTGAAG GAAAAACTGTTGCCGTGGGAAAAGTCATGGGTTTTTAG
- the LOC127108974 gene encoding uncharacterized protein LOC127108974 isoform X1 — MDIEEDIRSLQLESADVAEDSNGVVSPDDGKTEVEESINTDQEVEESINAKEDSKPEVQAQTIKTEIKDKEVPPVQDEEDEDMAIKRHLNVVFIGHVDAGKSTTGGQILFLSGQVDERTIQKYEKEAKDKSRESWYMAYIMDTNEEERAKGKTVEVGRAHFETETSRFTILDAPGHKSYVPNMISGASQADIGVLVISARKGEFETGYEKGGQTREHVQLAKTLGVSKLLVVVNKMDDPTVNWSKERSSHSHLASNCTSSLRVFVTIITDFLFLCPRYDEIESKMIPFLKQSGYNVKKDVGFLPISGLIGANLKTRMGKSICPWWDGPCLFEALDAIEVPLRDPNGPFRMPILDKFKDMGTVVMGKVESGSVREGDSLLIMPNKDQVKVVAIYIDENRVKRAGPGENLRVRVSGVEEEDISSGFVLSSTANPIPAVTEFVAQLAILELLDNAIFTAGYKAILHVHSVVEECEVIELLHQIDPKTKKPMKKKVLFVKNGAGVVCRIQVSNSICIEKFSDFPQLGRFTLRTEGKTVAVGKVMGF; from the exons ATGG ACATTGAGGAGGACATCCGATCCTTACAGCTCGAGTCAGCAG ACGTAGCAGAAGACAGCAATGGGGTTGTAAGTCCAGATGATGGAAAGACAGAAGTTGAGGAATCTATTAATACAGATCAAG AAGTTGAGGAATCTATTAATGCAAAAGAAG ATTCTAAGCCGGAGGTTCAAGCACAAACTATTAAGACTGAGATAAAAG ATAAAGAGGTTCCGCCAGTGCAAGATGAAGAGGACGAGGACATGGCTATCAAAAGACACTTAAATGTTGTTTTTATTGGTCACGTGG ATGCTGGTAAATCAACAACAGGAGGCCAGATACTTTTCCTCAGTGGTCAGGTCGATGAAAGAACTATCCAAAAATACGAGAAAGAAGCCAAGGACAAAAGTAGAGAAAGCTG GTATATGGCTTACATAATGGACACGAATGAGGAGGAGAGGGCCAAG GGAAAGACAGTTGAAGTTGGAAGAGCACACTTTGAGACAGAGACATCAAGGTTTACGATTTTGGACGCACCC GGTCATAAGAGTTATGTCCCTAACATGATCAGTGGTGCATCTCAAGCTGATATTGGAGTATTG GTAATCTCTGCTCGAAAGGGAGAATTTGAAACTGGATATGAAAAAGGCGGTCAAACCCGTGAACATGTTCAGCTTGCAAAAACACTGGGGGTGTCTAAGCTCCTTGTTGTTGTTAATAAAATGGATGATCCTACAGTGAATTGGTCAAAAGAAAGGTCCTCTCACTCTCATCTTGCCTCTAACTGCACCTCCTCGCTAAGGGTTTTTGTTACAATTATAACTGATTTTCTGTTTCTGTGCCCTAGGTATGATGAAATTGAGTCGAAGATGATACCATTTCTTAAGCAATCGGGTTACAATGTGAAGAAAG ATGTCGGGTTTTTACCTATATCTGGGCTGATCGGTGCAAACCTAAAAACAAGAATGGGTAAAAGCATTTGTCCATGGTGGGATGGTCCTTGCCTATTTGAAGCTCTTGACGCCATTGAAGTTCCTCTACGAGATCCTAACGGTCCTTTTAG GATGCCTATACTCGACAAATTCAAAGACATGGGAACTGTTGTTATGGGCAAAGTGGAATCTGGTAGTGTCCGTGAGGGAGATTCCTTGTTGATTATGCCAAATAAG GATCAAGTGAAAGTTGTTGCTATATATATTGATGAGAACCGGGTTAAACGTGCTGGACCTGGTGAAAATTTACGGGTTAGAGTATCCGGTGTTGAAGAAGAGGACATATCATCTGGATTTGTCCTGTCTAGTACTG CAAATCCAATACCAGCTGTAACTGAGTTTGTTGCTCAGCTGGCAATCCTTGAATTGCTAGACAAT GCAATTTTTACTGCTGGGTACAAGGCTATCCTGCATGTCCACTCTGTAGTTGAAGAATGTGAGGTTATTGAGCTCTTGCATCAAATTGATCCAAAGACAAAGAAGCCTATGAAAAAGAAAGTCCTCTTTGTGAAGAATGGTGCAGGTGTTGTGTGTCGAATTCAG GTTAGTAACTCCATATGCATAGAGAAATTCTCTGACTTTCCACAACTTGGGAGATTCACTCTTCGCACTGAAG GAAAAACTGTTGCCGTGGGAAAAGTCATGGGTTTTTAG
- the LOC127108974 gene encoding uncharacterized protein LOC127108974 isoform X4 → MDIEEDIRSLQLESAEDSNGVVSPDDGKTEVEESINTDQDSKPEVQAQTIKTEIKDKEVPPVQDEEDEDMAIKRHLNVVFIGHVDAGKSTTGGQILFLSGQVDERTIQKYEKEAKDKSRESWYMAYIMDTNEEERAKGKTVEVGRAHFETETSRFTILDAPGHKSYVPNMISGASQADIGVLVISARKGEFETGYEKGGQTREHVQLAKTLGVSKLLVVVNKMDDPTVNWSKERSSHSHLASNCTSSLRVFVTIITDFLFLCPRYDEIESKMIPFLKQSGYNVKKDVGFLPISGLIGANLKTRMGKSICPWWDGPCLFEALDAIEVPLRDPNGPFRMPILDKFKDMGTVVMGKVESGSVREGDSLLIMPNKDQVKVVAIYIDENRVKRAGPGENLRVRVSGVEEEDISSGFVLSSTANPIPAVTEFVAQLAILELLDNAIFTAGYKAILHVHSVVEECEVIELLHQIDPKTKKPMKKKVLFVKNGAGVVCRIQVSNSICIEKFSDFPQLGRFTLRTEGKTVAVGKVMGF, encoded by the exons ATGG ACATTGAGGAGGACATCCGATCCTTACAGCTCGAGTCAGCAG AAGACAGCAATGGGGTTGTAAGTCCAGATGATGGAAAGACAGAAGTTGAGGAATCTATTAATACAGATCAAG ATTCTAAGCCGGAGGTTCAAGCACAAACTATTAAGACTGAGATAAAAG ATAAAGAGGTTCCGCCAGTGCAAGATGAAGAGGACGAGGACATGGCTATCAAAAGACACTTAAATGTTGTTTTTATTGGTCACGTGG ATGCTGGTAAATCAACAACAGGAGGCCAGATACTTTTCCTCAGTGGTCAGGTCGATGAAAGAACTATCCAAAAATACGAGAAAGAAGCCAAGGACAAAAGTAGAGAAAGCTG GTATATGGCTTACATAATGGACACGAATGAGGAGGAGAGGGCCAAG GGAAAGACAGTTGAAGTTGGAAGAGCACACTTTGAGACAGAGACATCAAGGTTTACGATTTTGGACGCACCC GGTCATAAGAGTTATGTCCCTAACATGATCAGTGGTGCATCTCAAGCTGATATTGGAGTATTG GTAATCTCTGCTCGAAAGGGAGAATTTGAAACTGGATATGAAAAAGGCGGTCAAACCCGTGAACATGTTCAGCTTGCAAAAACACTGGGGGTGTCTAAGCTCCTTGTTGTTGTTAATAAAATGGATGATCCTACAGTGAATTGGTCAAAAGAAAGGTCCTCTCACTCTCATCTTGCCTCTAACTGCACCTCCTCGCTAAGGGTTTTTGTTACAATTATAACTGATTTTCTGTTTCTGTGCCCTAGGTATGATGAAATTGAGTCGAAGATGATACCATTTCTTAAGCAATCGGGTTACAATGTGAAGAAAG ATGTCGGGTTTTTACCTATATCTGGGCTGATCGGTGCAAACCTAAAAACAAGAATGGGTAAAAGCATTTGTCCATGGTGGGATGGTCCTTGCCTATTTGAAGCTCTTGACGCCATTGAAGTTCCTCTACGAGATCCTAACGGTCCTTTTAG GATGCCTATACTCGACAAATTCAAAGACATGGGAACTGTTGTTATGGGCAAAGTGGAATCTGGTAGTGTCCGTGAGGGAGATTCCTTGTTGATTATGCCAAATAAG GATCAAGTGAAAGTTGTTGCTATATATATTGATGAGAACCGGGTTAAACGTGCTGGACCTGGTGAAAATTTACGGGTTAGAGTATCCGGTGTTGAAGAAGAGGACATATCATCTGGATTTGTCCTGTCTAGTACTG CAAATCCAATACCAGCTGTAACTGAGTTTGTTGCTCAGCTGGCAATCCTTGAATTGCTAGACAAT GCAATTTTTACTGCTGGGTACAAGGCTATCCTGCATGTCCACTCTGTAGTTGAAGAATGTGAGGTTATTGAGCTCTTGCATCAAATTGATCCAAAGACAAAGAAGCCTATGAAAAAGAAAGTCCTCTTTGTGAAGAATGGTGCAGGTGTTGTGTGTCGAATTCAG GTTAGTAACTCCATATGCATAGAGAAATTCTCTGACTTTCCACAACTTGGGAGATTCACTCTTCGCACTGAAG GAAAAACTGTTGCCGTGGGAAAAGTCATGGGTTTTTAG